A single Callithrix jacchus isolate 240 chromosome 4, calJac240_pri, whole genome shotgun sequence DNA region contains:
- the LOC100896167 gene encoding LOW QUALITY PROTEIN: uncharacterized protein LOC100896167 (The sequence of the model RefSeq protein was modified relative to this genomic sequence to represent the inferred CDS: inserted 6 bases in 4 codons; deleted 2 bases in 2 codons; substituted 5 bases at 5 genomic stop codons), translated as MGXGCRVPGWGEAARGRPDSGTRLRARVSGPGLAGFRAEREGRWKRSGSPPAPASLPEXKPLRCRFWVAAAQPFRFPLLPTDDHNCSLYFSLHYPVEPSKQPRNRALLLSRPRLPLSPPTVQEELPARPWDCRSQGXLLAXRLPGFAAGPSLRRGGHSPGAAESEGSWAGTLGFPSPAFLSHPTGRCSSSSRRPAPRGSTTXGLRNYKSLHPPRQGRERRGAGRSGARXXEMGTNRXGCGGRCLLXGHFARYTCSLSNIHQNHARHYCLQLRESLTTGQISQSSQVIEMALNPDP; from the exons ATGGGGTGAGGGTGCCGGGTGCCAGGATGGGGAGAGGCGGCCCGAGGCCGGCCTGACTCCGGGACCCGGTTGCGGGCGAGGGTCTCGGGGCCCGGCTTGGCCGGCTTCCGGGCCGAGAGAGAAGGGCGGTGGAAGCGGTCGGGGTCCCCTCCGGCCCCGGCCTCCCTCCCGGAGTAGAAGCCT TTGCGGTGTAGGTTCTGGGTTGCTGCCGCCCAGCCCTTTCGGTTTCCACTTCTCCCCACAGATGATCACAACTGCTCGCTTTATTTCTCCCTCCATTACCCCGTGGAGCCCTCTAAACAGCCGAGGAATCGCGCGCTTCTCCTCTCCCGCCCGCGCCTCCCTCTTTCCCCGCCG ACAGTCCAGGAGGAGCTGCCGGCGCGGCCCTGGGACTGCCGGAGCCAGGGGTGACTGCTCG AGCGCCTCCCAGGCTTTGCCGCGGGTCCGAGCCTCCGCAGGGGTGGGCACAGCCCCGGGGCCGCGGAAAGCGAAGGCAGCTGGGCAGGGACGCTCGGTTTTCCGAGCCCTGCTTTTCTTTCACACCCCACTGGGAGGTGTAGTTCTTCTTCCCGCCGGCCGGCGCCTAGAGGAAGCACGA CGGGCCTTAGAAACTACAAGTCCCTGCATCCCCCGCGACAAGGGCGGGAGAGGCGTGGTGCCGGGCGTTCTGGGGCTCGGTAGTGAGAGATGGGAACCAACAG GGGTTGTGGGGGACGGTGCCTTCT TGGGCATTTTGCACGTTACACATGTTCTTTGTCTAATATTCATCAGAATCATGCGAGACATTATTGTCTCCAGCTTAGAGAAAGCTTAACTACTGGCCAAATATCACAGAGCTCCCAAGTGATAGAGATGGCATTGAACCCAGATCCCTAA